The Desulfatitalea tepidiphila genome window below encodes:
- a CDS encoding YkgJ family cysteine cluster protein, whose translation MSQLESATSLENNRCLTCGACCAFYRVAFLSAEVDDHEGGTVPLAFVLCIDATHSAMKGTHGFFKRCAALQGSVGRCVTCAIYSSRPSTCRNFLPGWDVLCHNDACNQARSAYGLPPFEDY comes from the coding sequence ATGTCCCAACTGGAATCGGCCACCTCTTTGGAAAACAATCGATGTTTGACATGCGGCGCCTGTTGCGCCTTTTACAGGGTCGCTTTTCTCTCCGCCGAGGTCGACGATCACGAGGGGGGCACAGTGCCCCTCGCATTTGTCCTCTGCATCGACGCGACGCACAGCGCCATGAAAGGGACCCACGGTTTCTTCAAGCGCTGCGCGGCCTTGCAGGGAAGCGTGGGCCGATGTGTCACCTGTGCCATCTATTCAAGCCGGCCTTCGACCTGCCGAAATTTTCTTCCCGGCTGGGATGTTCTCTGCCATAACGATGCCTGTAACCAGGCCAGATCGGCCTATGGGCTGCCGCCATTCGAGGATTACTGA
- a CDS encoding NADH-quinone oxidoreductase subunit K gives METLLAGLVGLLFAAAIYLMLSGVLVRFVFGFVLIGNAINLLIFAAGRMAHTRPPLIPDGQAALTSPAANALPQALILTAIVIGFAMITFLLVLLYRTYSQTGTLDADDDAFLEETGRVAEACAVDSDAEVGP, from the coding sequence ATGGAGACCCTGCTCGCCGGCCTGGTCGGTCTGCTGTTTGCCGCCGCGATTTATCTGATGCTCTCGGGCGTGCTGGTCCGCTTCGTATTCGGATTCGTGCTCATCGGCAACGCGATCAACCTGCTCATCTTCGCCGCCGGCCGGATGGCCCACACCCGGCCGCCCCTGATTCCCGATGGCCAGGCCGCACTGACCTCGCCGGCGGCCAACGCGCTGCCCCAGGCCCTGATTTTGACCGCCATCGTCATCGGCTTCGCCATGATCACCTTTTTGCTGGTGCTGCTCTACCGCACCTACAGCCAGACCGGCACCCTCGACGCCGATGACGACGCGTTCCTAGAAGAGACCGGCCGGGTAGCTGAGGCCTGCGCTGTCGATTCCGATGCGGAGGTGGGCCCATGA
- a CDS encoding universal stress protein, which produces MLKRILVGLGGTPFTSVATQIATELAKAHHAQTTGVTVVNSRKLAKLGPVPLGGDAYAQRMREKKQDVTQEGIESAIAAFKTHCAGQNVVCRRIMHEESDPFTAMISESRYHDMIIFGLRSIFDYGFTEDPDKAIIKLLSQGVRPILAVADTYRPIKKALIAYSGSMESAKAIRHFLHLNPWPGIRLHIVHFYKGSPREAFLLQDAADFCQAHGFEAQTDAVDGHARTELLAFARETGADLIVMGNSARNVLLRQLLGDTVLETIKSADRPLFLSQ; this is translated from the coding sequence ATGTTAAAACGAATTTTGGTCGGACTGGGCGGCACACCGTTCACCAGCGTGGCCACCCAGATCGCAACGGAACTGGCAAAGGCGCACCATGCGCAAACCACCGGGGTCACCGTGGTCAACAGCCGCAAGCTGGCCAAGCTCGGCCCCGTGCCACTGGGGGGCGACGCCTATGCCCAGCGCATGCGGGAAAAGAAGCAGGACGTCACCCAGGAGGGCATCGAGTCGGCCATCGCGGCGTTCAAAACGCATTGTGCCGGCCAGAACGTGGTCTGCCGCCGAATCATGCACGAAGAGAGCGATCCTTTTACGGCCATGATTTCCGAATCCCGCTACCACGACATGATCATCTTCGGATTGCGCAGCATCTTCGACTATGGCTTCACCGAGGATCCTGACAAGGCCATCATCAAACTGCTCAGCCAGGGGGTGCGCCCGATCCTGGCGGTGGCCGACACCTACCGGCCGATCAAGAAAGCGCTGATCGCTTACAGCGGCAGCATGGAATCGGCCAAGGCCATTCGCCACTTTCTCCATCTGAACCCCTGGCCCGGCATCCGTCTTCACATCGTCCATTTCTACAAAGGGTCGCCCAGGGAGGCCTTCCTGCTTCAGGATGCGGCCGATTTCTGCCAGGCCCATGGGTTCGAAGCCCAGACCGACGCAGTCGATGGCCATGCCCGCACGGAATTGCTGGCGTTCGCCCGTGAAACGGGTGCCGACTTGATCGTCATGGGCAACAGCGCGCGCAATGTCCTGTTGCGGCAGTTGCTCGGCGATACGGTGCTGGAAACCATCAAGTCGGCCGACCGGCCCCTTTTCCTCTCCCAGTAG
- a CDS encoding long-chain-fatty-acid--CoA ligase has translation MEARPWHRHYDYNVPTTIRYPRIPVQDFVHVAAKTFPDKAALSFFGSEITFWELRCRILQFANALQALGIAKGDRIGLHLPNCPQYPIAYYAALHLGAIVVNLNPLYTPVELQMMARTTGLAALVTFDMALPAIRALCQQVEIPRVIVTAVTDFIAGFQVSTAKSLDLEAGWLHFSELLDKTTATGIPKVALAPQDPAMILFTGGTTGIPKGAVITHANIVAGIMACAQWGNPTIGPIPAERRKVLALLPYFHAYGNIVVMNWSMVTFATQIQVPRFNIDELVDLLSKVDEISFFPTVPTLITALVNHPKAGSLDLERKLGLLNSGAAPMATELIDKIKAMGIPFSEGYGMSESTSLGVANPVLGLKKVGSIGIPICDNDLRLVDIDDGVTDVPVGQPGEIIMKGPLIMQGYWNNPEETAGQLKDGWLYTGDIATCDDEGYLYIVDRKKDMIIAGGFNIYPREIDEVLFQHPKVAEAVSLGVKDAYRGETVKAYIVPKAGEKVTEEEIVSFCKGRLAPYKVPKIVEFRSELPKSAVGKILRKILRDEEEKKKQKE, from the coding sequence ATGGAAGCAAGACCCTGGCACCGGCATTATGACTACAATGTCCCCACCACCATCCGTTATCCGCGCATTCCCGTTCAGGATTTCGTCCACGTGGCCGCCAAGACGTTTCCCGACAAAGCGGCCCTCTCCTTCTTCGGGTCGGAGATCACCTTCTGGGAGCTGCGCTGCCGCATCCTGCAGTTCGCCAATGCGCTCCAGGCCCTGGGCATCGCCAAAGGAGACCGCATCGGCCTGCATCTGCCCAACTGCCCTCAATACCCCATCGCCTACTACGCCGCCTTGCACCTCGGGGCCATCGTCGTGAATCTCAACCCCCTCTACACGCCCGTCGAATTGCAGATGATGGCCAGGACCACCGGACTGGCCGCCCTGGTCACCTTCGACATGGCCCTGCCGGCCATCCGTGCACTGTGCCAGCAGGTGGAGATTCCCCGGGTGATCGTCACGGCCGTGACCGATTTTATCGCCGGCTTCCAGGTGAGCACGGCCAAGAGCCTCGATCTCGAGGCGGGCTGGCTGCACTTTTCCGAACTGCTCGACAAGACCACGGCCACCGGGATCCCCAAGGTCGCTCTGGCCCCCCAGGACCCGGCCATGATCCTGTTCACCGGCGGCACCACCGGCATTCCCAAGGGGGCCGTCATTACTCACGCCAACATCGTGGCCGGCATCATGGCCTGCGCCCAGTGGGGCAATCCGACCATTGGACCGATACCGGCCGAGCGGCGAAAGGTGCTCGCCCTGCTGCCTTACTTTCACGCCTACGGCAACATCGTGGTGATGAACTGGTCCATGGTGACCTTCGCCACCCAGATCCAGGTGCCCCGTTTCAACATCGACGAGCTGGTCGATTTGTTGTCCAAGGTCGACGAGATCAGCTTTTTCCCCACGGTTCCCACCCTGATCACGGCCCTGGTCAACCACCCCAAGGCCGGGTCCCTCGACCTGGAGCGCAAACTGGGGCTGCTCAACTCCGGCGCGGCGCCCATGGCCACCGAGCTGATCGACAAGATCAAGGCAATGGGCATTCCCTTCAGCGAAGGCTACGGCATGTCCGAATCCACCTCCCTGGGCGTCGCCAACCCCGTGCTGGGACTCAAGAAGGTGGGCAGCATCGGCATCCCCATCTGCGACAACGACCTGCGGCTCGTGGATATCGACGACGGCGTCACCGACGTACCCGTGGGCCAGCCCGGCGAGATCATCATGAAGGGGCCGCTCATCATGCAGGGCTATTGGAACAATCCCGAGGAGACGGCCGGACAGCTCAAGGACGGCTGGCTCTACACCGGCGACATCGCCACCTGCGACGACGAAGGCTACCTCTATATCGTGGATCGCAAGAAGGACATGATCATCGCCGGCGGCTTCAACATCTACCCCCGGGAGATCGACGAAGTGCTCTTCCAGCACCCCAAGGTCGCCGAAGCCGTCTCCCTGGGCGTCAAGGACGCTTACCGCGGCGAAACGGTCAAGGCCTACATCGTCCCGAAGGCCGGCGAAAAGGTGACCGAAGAGGAGATCGTCTCGTTCTGCAAGGGAAGATTGGCGCCCTACAAGGTGCCCAAGATCGTGGAGTTCAGGAGCGAGCTGCCCAAGTCGGCCGTGGGCAAGATCCTGCGCAAGATCTTGCGGGATGAAGAGGAGAAAAAGAAGCAGAAAGAATAG
- a CDS encoding alkyl sulfatase dimerization domain-containing protein: MMPMRKEIILRIQSRLLLLLVAVAVSTSICACQPDTPPPAAPPKVHADLKAHSDEFKQEVITVCDGVHVAVGYGLANATLLEGEDGVVIVDAMESAEAAIPVKAAFDRISDKPVRAIIYTHFHSDHTGGGRIMAGGDQPAVYSHVDTPVHMSRIANITRETTYRRAMRQFGTLLPPGGLINAGIGPHLAFDETKTLAILPPDQTYSGERFELDIAGLKLVLIHAPGETPDQTVIWIPDKKVLLSADNYYKSFPNLYAIRGTAYRDVRKWVHSLDVMRALGAEYMVPHHSRPVVGAAEIHETLTNYRDAIQFVHDQTIRLMNQGLTAQQIAERVKLPDHLARQPYLQPYYGTVEWSVRAIFDGYLGWFGGNATDLFPLPRRERAVRFAALAGGADKLLEQAKAAMAAGDHQWALELADQLLLLDADRPAAREIRANALTALGETQIAATARNYYLTQALETQGALSIGNLKATDIDMIHSIPLSAIFEGMAVRLDPAKSADVDALAGFRFPDTGESYSIHVRRGVAEVQPVFPENPDIVVTVDADIWREVAAGVRNPAVALVKDMDKEGGTLNVVRFLNLFKED; encoded by the coding sequence ATGATGCCCATGCGAAAGGAGATCATCTTGCGGATTCAATCGAGACTTCTGCTCTTGCTCGTCGCGGTCGCCGTTTCGACCTCGATTTGCGCCTGCCAACCCGATACGCCGCCGCCGGCCGCGCCGCCCAAGGTGCACGCGGACCTCAAGGCCCACAGCGACGAATTCAAACAGGAGGTGATCACGGTCTGTGACGGCGTGCACGTGGCCGTGGGCTATGGGCTGGCCAACGCCACCCTGCTCGAAGGAGAGGACGGCGTGGTGATCGTGGACGCCATGGAGAGCGCCGAGGCCGCCATCCCGGTCAAGGCGGCCTTCGACCGGATCTCCGACAAACCGGTGCGGGCCATCATCTACACCCACTTCCACTCGGACCACACCGGCGGCGGCCGCATCATGGCCGGCGGCGACCAGCCGGCAGTCTACAGCCATGTCGATACGCCGGTGCACATGAGCCGGATCGCCAACATCACCCGGGAGACCACCTATCGCCGCGCCATGCGCCAGTTCGGGACCCTGCTGCCCCCGGGCGGGCTGATCAACGCCGGCATCGGACCGCACCTGGCCTTCGACGAGACCAAGACGCTGGCCATCCTGCCGCCCGACCAGACCTATTCCGGCGAACGGTTCGAGCTCGACATCGCCGGGTTGAAACTGGTCCTGATCCATGCGCCGGGAGAAACGCCCGACCAGACCGTGATCTGGATCCCCGACAAGAAGGTGCTGCTGTCGGCCGACAATTACTACAAGTCGTTTCCCAATCTATATGCCATCCGCGGCACCGCCTACCGGGACGTGCGCAAATGGGTGCATAGTCTCGATGTCATGCGCGCCCTGGGAGCCGAGTACATGGTCCCCCATCACAGCCGTCCGGTCGTCGGCGCAGCTGAGATCCATGAAACCCTCACCAACTACCGCGACGCCATTCAGTTCGTGCACGATCAGACCATCCGTCTCATGAACCAGGGCTTGACCGCCCAGCAGATCGCCGAACGGGTCAAGCTCCCCGACCACCTGGCGCGCCAGCCCTATCTGCAGCCCTACTACGGCACGGTCGAGTGGTCGGTGCGGGCGATCTTCGACGGCTACCTGGGCTGGTTCGGCGGCAATGCCACCGACCTCTTCCCCTTGCCGCGACGAGAGCGGGCCGTCCGGTTTGCGGCCCTAGCCGGAGGAGCGGACAAGCTCCTGGAACAGGCAAAGGCGGCCATGGCCGCCGGCGATCATCAATGGGCTCTGGAACTGGCCGATCAGCTGCTGCTCCTCGATGCGGACCGCCCTGCGGCGCGCGAAATCCGGGCCAATGCCCTCACCGCGCTCGGCGAAACGCAGATCGCCGCCACGGCCCGCAACTACTATCTCACCCAGGCCCTGGAAACCCAGGGAGCGTTGTCCATCGGAAATCTCAAGGCCACCGACATCGACATGATCCACAGCATCCCTCTGTCCGCCATTTTCGAGGGCATGGCCGTGCGGCTCGATCCTGCCAAGTCCGCCGATGTGGACGCCCTGGCCGGATTCCGTTTTCCCGATACCGGCGAATCCTATTCGATCCACGTGCGCCGGGGCGTAGCCGAAGTCCAGCCGGTCTTCCCAGAGAATCCGGATATCGTCGTGACCGTGGACGCCGACATCTGGCGGGAGGTCGCCGCCGGTGTCCGCAACCCGGCCGTGGCCCTGGTCAAGGACATGGACAAAGAGGGCGGCACTTTGAACGTGGTGCGCTTCCTGAATCTGTTTAAGGAGGATTAG
- a CDS encoding Na+/H+ antiporter subunit D yields the protein MILLPALPILLPLAVAILLVFFRGDPRRAQAVAMAGAVGHLAVAVALMVEVVRHEVLVLWVGNWPAPFGICLAADMLSAVMVLITAVIHTAVTVYARRDIDAPQVRAGFYPILQVLAAGVCGAFLTGDLFNLYVWFEVMLMASFGLLVMGPKPGRLAGAVKYVALNLLATLFFITAIGLIYGMTGTLNMADLHAKAAAVENRALLTAAAMLLMTAFGIKAALFPVFFWLPAAYHTLSVPVSAFFAGMLTKVGVYALIRMFTLVFSGVDLALDVLLVIAALTMLFGVVGAASQMEMRRILGFHIISQVGYMVLGLALLTPLALAGAIVYLVHHIIVKANLYLVSGLVRQAGGSFSLKRVGGLYSSHGLLAIGFFIPAFSLAGFPPLSGFWAKLLIIRASIESGQYLLAVVAALVGLLTIFSMVKIWSEAFWKTAPDAVDPSCVHPDLSAWMLGPVLALALVTVALGIFMGPVIDFSMAAAERLLDPQAYIRAVLGGLP from the coding sequence ATGATCCTTCTGCCGGCACTGCCCATCCTGCTGCCCCTGGCCGTGGCCATTCTCCTCGTTTTTTTCAGGGGCGACCCGCGACGCGCGCAGGCCGTCGCCATGGCGGGCGCCGTCGGCCACTTGGCCGTGGCCGTGGCGCTCATGGTCGAAGTGGTGCGCCACGAGGTCCTGGTGCTGTGGGTGGGCAACTGGCCGGCACCGTTCGGAATCTGCCTGGCCGCGGATATGCTGAGCGCGGTCATGGTGCTGATCACCGCCGTCATCCATACGGCCGTGACCGTCTATGCCCGCCGGGACATCGATGCGCCCCAGGTGCGCGCCGGTTTTTATCCGATCCTGCAGGTGCTGGCCGCAGGGGTGTGCGGGGCGTTTCTCACCGGCGACCTGTTCAATCTCTATGTCTGGTTCGAGGTGATGCTCATGGCCAGCTTCGGACTGCTGGTGATGGGACCCAAACCCGGACGGCTGGCCGGCGCGGTGAAATACGTGGCCCTCAATCTGCTGGCCACACTCTTTTTCATCACCGCCATCGGTTTGATCTACGGCATGACCGGCACCCTGAACATGGCCGATCTGCACGCCAAGGCGGCCGCTGTGGAAAATCGGGCCCTGCTCACCGCGGCGGCCATGCTCCTGATGACCGCCTTCGGTATCAAAGCGGCCCTGTTCCCGGTTTTCTTCTGGCTGCCGGCCGCCTACCACACCCTTTCGGTGCCGGTCTCCGCCTTCTTTGCCGGCATGCTGACCAAGGTGGGGGTCTACGCCCTGATCCGCATGTTCACCCTGGTCTTCTCCGGCGTGGATCTGGCCCTCGATGTGCTGCTGGTGATCGCCGCGCTGACCATGCTGTTCGGGGTGGTGGGCGCCGCCTCGCAAATGGAGATGCGGCGAATTCTCGGGTTTCACATCATCAGCCAGGTCGGCTACATGGTGCTGGGGCTGGCCCTGCTGACCCCGCTGGCCCTGGCCGGGGCGATCGTCTACCTGGTGCACCACATCATCGTTAAAGCCAATCTCTACCTGGTCAGCGGCCTGGTCCGCCAGGCCGGCGGCAGCTTCAGCCTCAAACGGGTCGGGGGGCTCTACTCTTCCCACGGCCTGCTGGCCATCGGCTTCTTCATACCCGCCTTCAGCCTGGCCGGTTTTCCGCCCCTGTCCGGCTTCTGGGCCAAGTTGTTGATCATCCGGGCCAGCATCGAGAGCGGGCAGTATCTGCTGGCCGTCGTGGCCGCGCTGGTGGGGCTGCTGACGATCTTTTCCATGGTCAAGATATGGTCCGAGGCGTTCTGGAAAACGGCTCCGGACGCGGTCGACCCGTCGTGTGTCCATCCCGATCTTTCGGCCTGGATGCTGGGACCGGTGCTGGCGCTGGCCCTGGTGACCGTGGCGCTGGGGATTTTCATGGGACCGGTCATCGATTTTTCCATGGCGGCCGCAGAGCGGCTGCTCGATCCCCAGGCCTATATCCGCGCCGTTCTGGGAGGTTTGCCATGA
- a CDS encoding monovalent cation/H+ antiporter complex subunit F, with protein MMTGSLFFEYAGRAALALLVAAMALALWRLARGPAAADRVVALDLLSVLVVAFLVAVSTITGESSYLDVAIAYACIAFLGTVALARFIVRAAQRRADVAQGENDHD; from the coding sequence ATGATGACGGGATCTCTCTTTTTCGAATATGCCGGCCGGGCGGCCCTGGCTTTGCTCGTGGCGGCCATGGCCCTGGCCCTCTGGCGCCTTGCCCGGGGGCCGGCCGCCGCCGATCGTGTCGTGGCCCTGGATCTGCTCTCCGTGTTGGTGGTGGCTTTCCTCGTGGCGGTCTCCACCATCACCGGCGAGAGCAGCTACCTGGACGTTGCCATCGCCTACGCCTGCATCGCCTTCCTGGGCACCGTGGCCCTGGCCCGTTTCATCGTGCGCGCCGCCCAGCGCCGGGCGGATGTCGCTCAGGGGGAAAACGACCATGACTGA
- the mnhG gene encoding monovalent cation/H(+) antiporter subunit G, which produces MTDLWTGLLMLIGSGFCLVAALGIVRLPDTLTRMHAATKAGTLGAGLLIGAEALFYSDLGISMRAITMFALLLLTAPVAAHLIGRASYRSGVTPSDRLWVDELKRDNDERSASDRGG; this is translated from the coding sequence ATGACTGATCTGTGGACCGGCCTGCTCATGCTGATCGGCAGCGGCTTCTGCCTGGTGGCGGCGTTGGGAATCGTCCGCCTGCCCGACACCCTCACCCGCATGCATGCGGCCACCAAGGCCGGAACCCTGGGTGCCGGTCTGCTCATCGGCGCGGAAGCCCTATTTTACAGCGACCTGGGTATCTCCATGCGCGCGATCACCATGTTCGCGCTGCTGCTGCTCACCGCCCCGGTGGCCGCCCATCTCATCGGCCGGGCATCGTATCGCAGCGGCGTGACACCCTCCGACCGGCTCTGGGTCGATGAGTTGAAGCGGGATAACGACGAGCGGTCGGCCTCGGATCGAGGCGGTTGA
- a CDS encoding Na+/H+ antiporter subunit E, with product MTLLALNIVFAAVFTTLLGSGHIGVFLSGFALGYVALWLSKPLYPDSGYFQKTPKTILLVVFFLKELVVSSLRVLWEVITPRQINRPGIIGVPLEARTDLEIFIVANLISLTPGTLSVDLSEDRRTLYVHVMFLEDVARTRAEIKDGLERRVLEVTRS from the coding sequence ATGACGCTGCTGGCCCTCAACATCGTGTTTGCCGCCGTGTTCACCACGCTGTTGGGGAGCGGCCATATCGGCGTTTTCCTGTCCGGATTCGCCCTGGGCTATGTCGCCCTCTGGCTCTCCAAGCCCCTGTACCCGGACAGCGGCTATTTCCAGAAGACGCCCAAGACGATCCTGCTGGTTGTATTTTTTCTCAAAGAGCTGGTGGTCTCCAGTCTGCGCGTGCTGTGGGAGGTGATCACCCCCCGGCAGATCAACCGGCCGGGGATCATCGGCGTACCCCTGGAGGCCCGCACCGACCTGGAGATTTTCATCGTGGCCAATCTGATTTCCCTTACGCCCGGCACCCTGAGCGTGGATCTGTCCGAAGACCGGCGAACGCTTTACGTGCATGTCATGTTTCTCGAAGATGTCGCGCGGACCCGGGCGGAGATCAAAGACGGCCTGGAACGGCGCGTGCTGGAGGTGACGCGGTCATGA
- the mbhE gene encoding hydrogen gas-evolving membrane-bound hydrogenase subunit E, whose amino-acid sequence MALTDSPSHGAGCSTIGLVSSLLPLFLFAGLCAAWPAVVEGHVYEVRWPWMPALDLDLRFRLDGLGLLFGLIVTAAGFFVSLYAAAYMAGHPHIGRFYFFLHAFMIAMLGIVMADNLLLLFVFWELTTIFSYLLIGFDHTSAAARDNARQALLVTGAGGLALLVGIVLLKAAGGSYTISEWMDAGDTIRGHALYPAICGAVLLGALTKSAQFPFHFWLPNAMSAPTPISAFLHAATMVKAGIYLLMRFHPLLGGTPLWMGTLVLVGGITAVWGAVQALGPSDLKRVLAYTTIMALGVLSLFMGGRTTPTLTAAATFLLVHALYKAALFLAVGSIDHETGTRRLDRLGGLWRAMPLTALAVGAAAMSMAGFPLFFGFIGKEIMYQGALSEEIFRPFATASTLLANALMTAVAGIIFMGPFAGQPPAGMGTVCEAPWNMRLGPAVMGVLGIVFGIFPGWVGHHLIAPAVHAIHPVDDPIELAMFHGFNVPLLLSVITLTLGGLIYLWRGPLRALVGGGMDRMPLTAQGLYQGGLELFLKAADRTTATLQNGSLHRYLLVVALSMIAAVGWPWIGRMGASLRLPAAIGHDRAGAIGLVCFIALATAAVVAARHRLAAIAGLGGVGAGVALIFLLFGAPDIALTQLLVETLTVIIVSLVLLKLPPLEKARRRPFWRRCLDGGAALCAGLLVASLLMGIVDLPLDRGLTAFFEARSYVEAHGRNIVNVILVDFRSLDTLGEITVVVLAAWAAVALIRKRTTTAAAERSMRSVILKSATRLMVGVILIFAVYLLLVGHHRPGGGFAGALVAGTAFALFAMAEGPGRVRHAIRWRPSVIAAAGLAVAAVSGMVALFMQAPFLTGIWWNMGKGAAVGTPLIFDVGVFLAVLGAILSVLLALEED is encoded by the coding sequence ATGGCGCTTACGGATAGCCCGTCGCACGGGGCGGGATGCAGCACCATCGGACTGGTGTCGTCGCTCTTGCCGCTGTTCCTGTTTGCCGGCCTGTGCGCGGCGTGGCCGGCCGTGGTCGAGGGCCATGTGTATGAAGTGAGATGGCCGTGGATGCCCGCCCTCGACCTTGACCTGCGGTTTCGGCTGGACGGGCTGGGCCTGCTGTTCGGGTTGATCGTCACGGCCGCTGGTTTTTTCGTCTCCCTCTATGCCGCCGCTTACATGGCCGGCCATCCGCACATCGGCCGCTTCTACTTTTTCCTGCACGCCTTCATGATCGCCATGCTGGGCATCGTCATGGCGGACAATCTGCTGCTCCTGTTTGTCTTCTGGGAGCTGACCACCATTTTTTCCTACCTGCTGATCGGATTCGACCACACCTCCGCCGCGGCCCGGGACAATGCCCGCCAGGCCCTGCTCGTGACCGGGGCCGGGGGCCTGGCGCTGCTCGTCGGCATCGTCCTCCTCAAGGCGGCCGGCGGCTCCTACACGATCAGCGAGTGGATGGACGCCGGAGACACCATCCGCGGGCATGCCCTCTATCCGGCGATCTGCGGCGCGGTGCTGCTCGGCGCGCTGACCAAATCGGCCCAGTTTCCCTTCCATTTCTGGCTGCCCAATGCCATGAGCGCCCCGACGCCCATCAGCGCATTTCTGCACGCCGCCACCATGGTCAAGGCCGGCATCTATCTATTGATGCGGTTTCATCCGCTGCTGGGCGGCACGCCGCTCTGGATGGGCACCCTCGTTCTCGTCGGCGGCATCACGGCCGTTTGGGGAGCCGTGCAGGCCCTGGGCCCGTCGGACCTCAAACGCGTCCTGGCCTATACGACCATCATGGCCCTGGGGGTGTTGTCCCTGTTCATGGGCGGCCGCACCACGCCCACCCTGACCGCGGCGGCCACATTCCTTCTGGTCCATGCCCTGTACAAAGCCGCCCTGTTTCTGGCCGTGGGCAGCATCGATCACGAAACCGGCACCCGCCGGCTCGACCGGCTCGGCGGGTTGTGGCGGGCGATGCCGCTGACCGCCCTGGCCGTGGGCGCGGCCGCCATGTCCATGGCCGGGTTTCCGCTGTTCTTCGGCTTCATCGGCAAAGAGATCATGTACCAGGGCGCGTTGAGCGAGGAGATCTTCCGGCCCTTCGCGACGGCGTCCACCTTGCTGGCCAACGCCCTGATGACCGCGGTGGCCGGGATCATCTTCATGGGGCCCTTTGCCGGCCAGCCGCCGGCGGGCATGGGAACCGTGTGCGAAGCGCCCTGGAACATGCGCCTGGGGCCGGCCGTGATGGGCGTGTTGGGCATCGTCTTCGGCATCTTTCCGGGCTGGGTCGGACACCACTTGATCGCACCGGCCGTGCACGCCATCCACCCGGTCGACGATCCGATCGAGCTGGCCATGTTTCACGGATTCAACGTGCCCTTGCTGCTCAGCGTCATCACCCTGACCCTGGGCGGGTTGATCTACCTGTGGCGCGGCCCGTTGCGGGCACTGGTGGGGGGAGGAATGGATCGTATGCCGCTGACGGCCCAGGGCCTATACCAGGGGGGGCTGGAGCTGTTTCTCAAGGCGGCCGACCGGACCACCGCCACTTTGCAGAACGGCTCCCTGCATCGATACCTGCTGGTGGTCGCCCTGAGCATGATCGCGGCCGTGGGGTGGCCCTGGATCGGACGGATGGGGGCCTCGCTGCGGCTGCCGGCCGCAATCGGCCACGACCGGGCGGGGGCCATCGGGCTGGTCTGTTTCATCGCCCTCGCCACGGCGGCGGTGGTGGCCGCCAGGCACCGTCTGGCCGCCATTGCCGGCCTGGGTGGCGTGGGCGCCGGTGTGGCCCTGATCTTTCTCCTCTTCGGGGCCCCCGACATCGCGCTGACCCAACTGCTGGTCGAGACCCTCACCGTGATTATCGTGTCGCTGGTTCTGCTCAAGCTGCCGCCGCTCGAAAAGGCCCGCCGGCGGCCGTTCTGGCGGCGCTGCCTGGATGGCGGCGCGGCCCTCTGCGCGGGCCTGCTGGTCGCCTCCCTGTTGATGGGGATCGTCGATCTGCCCCTGGACCGCGGGCTGACCGCATTCTTCGAAGCCCGGAGCTATGTCGAGGCCCATGGCCGCAACATCGTCAACGTGATCCTGGTCGACTTCAGGAGCCTGGATACCCTGGGCGAGATCACCGTCGTGGTGCTGGCCGCCTGGGCCGCGGTCGCCCTGATTCGCAAACGCACGACCACCGCGGCCGCGGAGCGATCGATGCGGTCCGTGATTCTGAAGAGCGCCACCCGCCTGATGGTGGGCGTGATCCTGATCTTCGCGGTCTACCTGCTGCTGGTCGGTCACCATCGGCCCGGCGGCGGGTTCGCCGGGGCCCTGGTGGCCGGCACCGCCTTCGCGCTGTTTGCCATGGCCGAGGGGCCCGGACGGGTGCGCCACGCCATTCGCTGGCGGCCTTCGGTCATTGCCGCAGCCGGTTTGGCCGTCGCCGCGGTATCCGGGATGGTGGCCCTCTTCATGCAGGCCCCCTTTCTCACCGGCATCTGGTGGAACATGGGAAAAGGCGCGGCCGTGGGCACGCCGTTGATCTTCGACGTCGGCGTCTTTCTGGCCGTCCTGGGCGCCATCCTCTCCGTACTCCTGGCCCTGGAGGAGGATTGA